From the genome of Candidatus Defluviilinea proxima:
CACTCGTCTTTTGCGGATGTGTTGGCATCGCTCCCAAAGGCAAACATCACAAAGACCCTCAAGTCGGTGACCGAGTCATTGTTCTGGGCGGTCGCACAGGACGTGATGGTTTACGTGGCGCAACCTTTTCATCCATGACGATGGACGCACAAACTGGCGAAGTCTCTGGTGCGTCGGTGCAGATCGGCGACCCTATCACCGAAAAGGGATTGATCGATGTCATCGTTCGCGCCCGTGACTTGGGACTCTACAACGATATCACTGATTGTGGCGCAGGTGGCTTGTCCTCCGCAGTGGGGGAGATGGCTTCTACCATCGGCTGTGATGTGGACTTGACGAAGGTCCGTTTGAAATACCCCGGACTTGCTCCATGGGAAATTTGGCTCTCTGAAGCACAGGAGCGTATGGTTGTCGCAGTTTCACCGGATAAAGTTTCTGCTTTACAAGAACTTTGTGACACCTTCGATACCGAGCTGACGGACATTGGTGCATTCACAGGTGAAGGTCGCTTGATTGTGCGTTATGGCAAATCCCCTGTCGTCAACATGGACAATGAATTCCTCCACGATGGTATTCCGCAGAGGCAGTTAAAAGCAGTTATCAGTGACCAGTCATCAGAAATGGTCCATCGTCCATCGTCTATCGTCAATATCAAAGACCAGCTGCTTTCCCTCCTCTCTTCTCCTAACATCGCATCCAAAGCGTCAGTCATCCGCATCTACGACCACGAAGTGCAAGGCGGGACAGTCGTCAAACCGCTCACTGGTATCGAAATGGATGCGCCCTCCGATGCGACTGTGCTCAAACCCATTGGCACAAAGGGCACAAAAGGGATTGTCCTTTCGAATGGAATCAACCCCGAATACGGCAAACGCGACGCTTACAAAATGGCATGGTCCGTCATGGACGAAGCTATTCGCAATGCGGTTGCTGTTGGTGCGGACCCGAAACGTATTGCTGTTCTCGATAATTTCTGTTGGGGTGATCCACTCCGACCTGAAACGCTTGGCACATTGGTTGAAGCCTGTCGCGGATGTCACGATGCGGCGCTCTTCTATGGTGCTCCATTCATCAGTGGCAAGGACTCGCTCAACAACGAATATCTCGGCACGGATGGTCTGCGCCACTCTATTCCGCCCACGTTGCTCATCTCTGCCATCGGTGTCGTTGACGATGTGAGCAAATCCATCACAATGGATTTGAAAGAAGCGGGCAATCTCATTTATCTTGTTGGCGAATTCACAGCCGAACAAAAAGCTGTGCCCGATGTGCCGCAATCCACGATGCAGGTCTATCAATCCTTGTATCAAGCCATCACAAGCGGACTTGTCCGTTCGGCGCATGATCTCAGCGAAGGTGGTCTTGCTGTCGCTGTCGCAGAGATGTGTATCGGCGGCCGTCTCGGTATCCAGCTTGAAGTCAAGGATGACGCGCTCTTCAACGAGGTCAACGGCTGTCTGCTTGTTGAAGTCACACCAGCGAACATATCCGCTTTTGAAAAACAATTTGCTAATCTGCCTTTCCAAAAAATTGGCGATGTCACTGCTAAACCCATTCTAAAAATTTCAAACGTTGAGATCGCTGTGGATGATCTGGTCCATGCATTCAACAACCCTGATGCCCTATGAAACCAAAAGCACTCGTCCTCCAGGCCCACGGCTCCAATCGTGATTTCGACGTGATGGAAGCGCTGACCCTCGCAGGTGCGGACGCAATCGGCGTTCCACTCAATGAACTGCGACAAAACAAAACGCTTCTCACGGACTTCAACCTGCTCGTTGTCCCCGGCGGCTTCTCCTACGCGGACGCCCTCGGCGCAGGCAAACTCCTTGCCCTTGACCTCGCTTCCTATTTTCAAGAAGAGATCACTGCGTTCGTTGATGCAGGCAAACCTGTTATCGGTATCTGTAATGGGTTTCAGGCGTTGGTCAAGTCGGGTATCTTGCCGGGAGAATCCCCCTCTCACAGCGGGAGAGGGGATAGGGGTGAGGGAGAAGTCACCCTCACCTTCAATGCTGAAGGTCATTTCGAATGTCGCTGGGTGAACCTTGCTCCTGTATCGCAAACCTGCATCTGGACAAAAGACTTGGAAGAGTCGATTATTTGCCCCATCGCTCATGGTGAAGGCAACTTCCAAGCCTCCCGCTCGTTTCCACTTTCCTCGTTCATCGAAAGTGACCAGGTTGCACTTACGTACACTTACCCTGATGGCGCCCCTGCCAACGGAGATTATCCCGCCAATCCGAACGGCTCTATTTTAGACATCGCTGGCATCTGTAATCCACAGGGCAATGTGCTGGGACTCATGCCGCACCCAGAGAATCACATTTATCCACATCAGCATCCGCAGTGGACTCGTGGTATCAAAGGCAATAGCGGATTGGCATTATTTGAAAACGGCGTGAAATACGCGAGCGCACTATAAGTACTCGGTGGTTGAGTAGCCGCGAGTGAAACGAGCGGCGTATCGAAACCACCAATAAGCAAATTTCTTTTGTTATATGTTGGTTTCGATACGGGCTTCGCCCTACTCAACCAACGGAGTAAAACTGGTAATCATGATTGACAAACAGCATCTCACTGAACTTCTTCCATCTGCTCTTGGTGAAACAAACTTGCCTTTGCCCAATAAGCAGATGGGCAAGGTCCGCGAGTGGTATGACCTGCCCGATGGTATACGCCTCATCGTCACAACGGATAGACTCTCGGCGTTTGACCGAATCCTTGCCAAGGTTCCATATAAGGGGCAAGTATTGAATCAACTCTCCGCATGGTGGTTCGATCAGACCAAAGACATTATCCCGAATCATTTGTTGTCTGTACCCGACCCGAACGTCTCGATTGTCACCACTGTTAAGCCGCTCGCCATCGAAGTCATCGTGCGCGGATACATCACAGGCGTAACAACAACCGCTTTGTGGTATCGCTACTCCATCGGCGAGCGGGATATTTATGGCTATAACTTCCCCGAAGGCTTGAAAAAGAATCAAGCCTTGACCGAACCCATCATCACGCCTACCACCAAAGGCGGCGAGACGGGACACGATGAACGCCTGACCTGCGCTGAAGTGACCGAGAAAGGTTTGCTCGATGAAAAGACTTGGAATCAAGTTCAATCCGCCGCACTCGCCATCTTCAAACGTGGGCAGGAAGTTGCGGATAAAGCAGGCTTGATTCTCGTGGACACCAAATACGAATTTGGCATTGCTCCTGACGGAAGTGTGATGTTGATTGACGAAGTCCATACGCCTGACTCATCTCGTTATTGGAAAGCGGACACTTACCAAGCAAAATTCACCGCAGGCGAAGAACCTGAAAATTTCGACAAGGAATTTGTCCGCATCGCTTACGCCGAAAAAGGCTATCGTGGCGACGGCGAGATTCCGTCCATGCCCAATGAACTTTGGACGGCGGCAAGCGAACGCTACATCACCATCTATGAAATGCTCACGGGCAAAGCGTTTGAAGCAGGCGCGTATCCTGTCGAAAATCGCTTGATTG
Proteins encoded in this window:
- the purL gene encoding phosphoribosylformylglycinamidine synthase subunit PurL, whose amino-acid sequence is MPIYKFLVHNKTNDPRNGGYLRDSQALGFQGLQRISVQDLYFVEGQLSQEELQQLTLKLLSDPVTQSASWTELPSPHSTGEPDSVILEVALRPGVTDPVAEQLVRAAHEIGLKGVHRAATGSRFQVEGLQVEQVEKLAKALLANNVIQHWALGEIKPSFPEEVASSGAVELILIRDLSDDELLALSKERRAALDLAEMQAIKDYFAKEGRDPTDVEFETIAQTWSEHCVHKTFKAKVTIDDRRQTISPDGQLSMVDSLIKTYLKSATDKIAAPWVISAFVDNAGIIDFDDEYEISFKAETHNHPSAVEPFGGANTGVGGVIRDVLGVSAKPIANTDILCFGPQDLDPKSLPEGVLHPRRIQSGVVAGVQDYGNKIGIPTVNGAILYDEGYTANPLVFCGCVGIAPKGKHHKDPQVGDRVIVLGGRTGRDGLRGATFSSMTMDAQTGEVSGASVQIGDPITEKGLIDVIVRARDLGLYNDITDCGAGGLSSAVGEMASTIGCDVDLTKVRLKYPGLAPWEIWLSEAQERMVVAVSPDKVSALQELCDTFDTELTDIGAFTGEGRLIVRYGKSPVVNMDNEFLHDGIPQRQLKAVISDQSSEMVHRPSSIVNIKDQLLSLLSSPNIASKASVIRIYDHEVQGGTVVKPLTGIEMDAPSDATVLKPIGTKGTKGIVLSNGINPEYGKRDAYKMAWSVMDEAIRNAVAVGADPKRIAVLDNFCWGDPLRPETLGTLVEACRGCHDAALFYGAPFISGKDSLNNEYLGTDGLRHSIPPTLLISAIGVVDDVSKSITMDLKEAGNLIYLVGEFTAEQKAVPDVPQSTMQVYQSLYQAITSGLVRSAHDLSEGGLAVAVAEMCIGGRLGIQLEVKDDALFNEVNGCLLVEVTPANISAFEKQFANLPFQKIGDVTAKPILKISNVEIAVDDLVHAFNNPDAL
- the purQ gene encoding phosphoribosylformylglycinamidine synthase I encodes the protein MKPKALVLQAHGSNRDFDVMEALTLAGADAIGVPLNELRQNKTLLTDFNLLVVPGGFSYADALGAGKLLALDLASYFQEEITAFVDAGKPVIGICNGFQALVKSGILPGESPSHSGRGDRGEGEVTLTFNAEGHFECRWVNLAPVSQTCIWTKDLEESIICPIAHGEGNFQASRSFPLSSFIESDQVALTYTYPDGAPANGDYPANPNGSILDIAGICNPQGNVLGLMPHPENHIYPHQHPQWTRGIKGNSGLALFENGVKYASAL
- a CDS encoding phosphoribosylaminoimidazolesuccinocarboxamide synthase; the protein is MIDKQHLTELLPSALGETNLPLPNKQMGKVREWYDLPDGIRLIVTTDRLSAFDRILAKVPYKGQVLNQLSAWWFDQTKDIIPNHLLSVPDPNVSIVTTVKPLAIEVIVRGYITGVTTTALWYRYSIGERDIYGYNFPEGLKKNQALTEPIITPTTKGGETGHDERLTCAEVTEKGLLDEKTWNQVQSAALAIFKRGQEVADKAGLILVDTKYEFGIAPDGSVMLIDEVHTPDSSRYWKADTYQAKFTAGEEPENFDKEFVRIAYAEKGYRGDGEIPSMPNELWTAASERYITIYEMLTGKAFEAGAYPVENRLIENMRKLGIS